Proteins from one Falco naumanni isolate bFalNau1 chromosome 10, bFalNau1.pat, whole genome shotgun sequence genomic window:
- the PCK1 gene encoding phosphoenolpyruvate carboxykinase, cytosolic [GTP]: protein MPPQLKAEVNVMPKVVQGDLQSLPPEARDFIESNAKLCQPESIHICDGSEEENKKILDIMVEQGMVKKLSKYENCWLALTDPRDVARIESRTVIITQEQRDTTPIPKIGTSQLGCWMSEEDFEKAFNTRFPGCMQGRTMYVIPFSMGPIGSPLSKIGIELTDSPYVVASMRIMTRMGTAALKALSNGEFVKCLHSVGCPLPLKEPLINNWPCNPELTLIAHLPDRREIISFGSGYGGNSLLGKKCFALRIASRIAKEEGWLAEHMLILGITNPEGKKKYFAAAFPSACGKTNLAMMNPSLPGWKIECVGDDIAWMKFDEQGNLMAINPENGFFGVAPGTSVKTNPNAIKTIFKNTIFTNVAETSDGGVYWEGIDEILPPGITVTSWKNKDWTPDNGEPCAHPNSRFCTPASQCPMIDPAWESPQGVPIEGIIFGGRRPAGVPLVYEAFNWQHGVFIGAAMRSEATAAAEHKGKIIMHDPFAMRPFFGYNFGKYLAHWLSMAHRPAAKLPRIFHVNWFRKDSQGKFLWPGYGENSRVLEWMFNRIEGKASAKPTAIGYIPAETALNLKGLEDVNLTELFDISKEFWEKEVEEIKQYFEVQVNADLPYEIEREMLALEMRIKQL from the exons ATGCCCCCCCAGTTGAAAGCAGAGGTAAACGTCATGCCCAAGGTTGTCCAGGGAGATTTGCAGAGCCTGCCTCCAGAAGCAAGGGATTTCATTGAAAGTAATGCTAAGCTGTGCCAGCCTGAGAGCATTCATATCTGCGATGgctcagaagaagaaaacaaaaaaattctggatATCATGGTAGAACAAGGCATGGTCAAGAAGCTGAGCAAGTATGAAAACTG CTGGCTGGCTCTCACTGATCCAAGAGATGTGGCAAGAATTGAGAGCAGAACTGTTATCATCACTCAAGAACAGAGAGATACCACCCCAATCCCTAAAATTGGAACTagccagctgggctgctggatGTCTGAAGAAGATTTTGAGAAAGCTTTCAATACCAGGTTCCCAGGCTGCATGCAAG GACGTACAATGTATGTCATCCCCTTCAGCATGGGGCCTATTGGGTCTCCTTTGTCCAAGATTGGGATTGAGCTGACAGATTCACCATATGTAGTGGCCAGCATGAGGATCATGACACGGATGGGAACAGCTGCTTTGAAAGCCCTGAGCAATGGGGAGTTTGTAAAATGCCTTCACTCTGTTGGATGTCCTCTACCACTCAAAG aacCATTAATCAACAACTGGCCATGCAACCCGGAGTTAACGCTGATTGCTCATCTCCCAGATCGCAGAGAGATCATTTCATTTGGCAGTGGTTATGGAGGAAACTccttactggggaaaaaatgctttgcactCAGAATTGCCAGCAGAATCGCCAAAGAGGAGGGCTGGCTAGCTGAGCACATGCTG ATCCTGGGCATTACCAATCCAGAAGGTAAAAAGAAGTACTTTGCTGCAGCATTCCCTAGTGCGTGTGGAAAAACTAACTTGGCCATGATGAATCCAAGCCTGCCAGGATGGAAGATTGAGTGTGTAGGGGATGATATTGCCTGGATGAAGTTTGATGAACAAG GCAACTTAATGGCAATCAATccagaaaatggcttttttggTGTTGCCCCTGGAACCTCAGTCAAAACAAACCCCAATGCTATTAAAACCATATTCAAGAACACCATCTTTACCAATGTAGCAGAAACCAGTGATGGAGGTGTCTATTGGGAAGGCATTGATGAGATACTACCACCAGGAATAACAGTGACTTCGTGGAAGAACAAGGATTGGACTCCAGATAATG GAGAACCTTGTGCTCATCCCAATTCACGATTCTGCACTCCAGCCAGCCAGTGCCCCATGATTGACCCTGCATGGGAATCACCCCAAGGCGTGCCCATTGAAGGGATAATATTTGGAGGCCGCAGACCTGCTG GTGTGCCTCTTGTATATGAGGCCTTTAACTGGCAGCATGGAGTATTTATAGGAGCAGCTATGAGATCTGAAGcaactgcagctgctgagcacaAAG GCAAAATCATTATGCACGATCCATTTGCCATGAGACCTTTCTTTGGGTACAACTTTGGCAAATACTTAGCCCACTGGCTCAGCATGGCACATCGTCCAGCTGCAAAACTACCAAGAATCTTTCATGTTAACTGGTTCCGGAAAGACAGCCAAGGGAAATTCCTGTGGCCTGGCTATGGAGAGAATTCCCGTGTGCTGGAGTGGATGTTCAACAGAATTGAAGGGAAAGCCTCAGCCAAACCAACTGCAATAGGTTACATCCCTGCTGAAACTGCTTTGAACTTGAAGGGTTTAGAAGATGTCAACTTGACTGAGCTGTTTGATATCTCCAAAGAGTTCTGGGAAAAGGAGGTAGAAGAAATCAAACAATACTTTGAAGTGCAAGTTAATGCTGACCTTCCTTACGAAATAGAAAGGGAAATGCTTGCCTTAGAGATGAGGATAAAACAGTTGTAG